Proteins encoded together in one Candidatus Binatia bacterium window:
- a CDS encoding biotin/lipoyl-containing protein: MAYLAELQQQTHRIEIHVAGDSACTVEIDGIPRAVDSRRIGPTTYSLLIDGRSVVADVSADGDDYTVSIAGEIFRLRLVDERRRQVALGEPEEERGRREIRALMPGKIVDILIQVGDVVVRDQGMLVIEAMKMENEVKSPAAGEVKEVFVQPGQAVEANQVLVVIE, from the coding sequence ATGGCCTACCTGGCGGAACTTCAGCAGCAGACGCACCGCATCGAGATTCACGTCGCCGGCGATTCGGCTTGCACCGTCGAGATCGATGGGATCCCGCGTGCCGTTGACAGCCGCCGCATCGGCCCAACCACATACTCGTTGCTCATCGACGGGCGGTCGGTGGTGGCGGACGTCTCGGCCGATGGCGATGACTACACCGTGTCCATTGCCGGTGAGATTTTCCGCTTGCGGCTGGTGGACGAACGTCGGCGCCAGGTGGCGCTGGGGGAGCCCGAGGAGGAAAGGGGCCGCCGTGAGATCCGCGCGCTCATGCCCGGCAAGATCGTCGACATTCTGATACAGGTAGGCGATGTGGTGGTCCGTGATCAGGGCATGCTCGTCATCGAAGCGATGAAGATGGAGAACGAAGTCAAATCGCCGGCTGCCGGTGAGGTGAAAGAGGTGTTCGTGCAGCCGGGCCAGGCGGTCGAGGCCAACCAGGTCCTCGTCGTGATCGAGTGA